In Zygosaccharomyces rouxii strain CBS732 chromosome A complete sequence, the genomic window ATCcgacgaagaagaagaaaaaagacCAAGGCATAAAGTCCTGCCGCCCAGTTCAGGTTTATTGAGGCCTGCAAGTCCCAGGAGATCGATTCCAGCTATGAAAGATCCTATGGCGGAGAAACGTAAAAATGATCGTGAAGTAGCTGTGGATGCGCTTGCTAAACTGAAAGACAAGAAGACTTTTGATAAGGATACCTTTACACAAATTATAGAAAAAGGTGTTGCTGATCACAGAGCTCTTGAAGGTAATCCAAATGTTAGTGTAACGAATGACGTTTGCTCAGTAAACAATTACGAAACTTCTCATGCCTATTACTatcaacaatttgatagaaGGTCTAAATTAGCATGGTTATCATTACATGAACCCACAACTAGTACTGGGAATGAGCCGCTCAaagagatttggaaaagtgAACTATTGGCAAATTTCATGTCGTGTACAATTTTCTTCCATCCTATAACTTCTTCCAATCTAACTGCTGATCAACAAAGTTCCTTGGATTACCAAATCAgtcaattgaagaaattgttgCAAAATAAATTCTACATCAAGTTATCGGGATCTTTGGATAAAAGAGTGGATATTGTGATCTTATATGGTCAAAACGAAAAAGTGTTGAATGAACTTctggaaaagaaacaaaattcttcatttcgTGTGTGGTCACTCCAAAGAGCTTTGAACTACTTACAGGACGTTGGAATTGATCTACAAGAGTGGAATATAGAGAAAGACGCGCAGGATCGTGAATCCATCTTGGATGTCCCAATCTCTGAGGATTCGATTCAAGAGGATATTGAAGATTCGACCGAAGAAGTAGAAAGGGAAGGGAATAAAGAAacagaaagagaagaagaaaatgaagaaacgAAAGAAGGAGAAAGGGAAGAGCATAAAGAAactggaaaagaaaatgcaGCAGAAAGGGAAGAGAATAAAGAAACTGGAAAGGAAAATGCAGTAGAAAgggaagaagagaaagaattagaaaaagaGGAGGATGAAGAGTTAGAggagaaagtggaagaagaaccacAATCTGAGAAGAGAGAGCCTAACCCGGAGAAGAATGCACCAAAACTATCGAAGAGTCCACCAAAAAGAGTGGTCAAAGCGAAATCTTCAAGAAAAAAGGATGCATATGTTCAAGAATTATTGCAACAAGCCTCTGGTGCCCTGGACAAAAGAGATGCCCAACTAAAAGCTGCTCATAGCATTATATTAGCCCTCTCGAGGGATGTCATGCATCAAGAAGTCCAAATCACGTCCCTAACTGGGCAATTGAAATATTCCAAGAAGGAACTAGATCGCCAAACTGAGCTTGCAGAACAATATAGATTATGCATGGCGGAGCAAGAAGTCGAAATGGCACAACTGCGAATTCAGTtggcaaagaaaaaatccaagaaaaatCGCCGAGCATCTCCAAACCCTTAGGAGTAATTCTTAATGAtcaagaataaaaaaaagagacTTGTATAGCGATATGTAGTATAATCtgttttttattttttattttttattttttcattttatttattttctGTCGCTGACATCTCGATGCTTCTTGTGCGcgaaaagaaaaaaaatgggtGAGGAAGAATTGTTTAGGATGCAAGCATTTTATACCGACCATGCTCTCCGCATCTAAACGTTCCTTAAGCCAATCAGTCCATACTACTGGCTTAATTAGGTTCTGCCATGGATGGTAATAAACGAAGAGGCTcacaagattttgaagatgatataGAACCTTTAAATAAGCTTCCAAAGAGCAATGGTAACTCCAATAATATTCATGAACAAAATTCAGGCAGCATGTGGATTTATTCCAATGTATCTATGAAACGCAACCGAATAGTAGAATCTGATAACAACCCTTTTTTAAAATCCCAAAAATATCTGAGGAGGATTTTATCACCAAACCCTCAGAGAGACAATGGATCTTCGATGAACGATGCAGATTCAGGTGATGCAAGAAATTCGAATAAAAATTTGGCCCAAAGTCCTGATGCTGCTGTGAAGCCAATTGATGAATCATTCCGTGATATTATGAATCAATTAACAGGTGAAATTATGAATTACGAGGTTAAACTTGCTAGTTTATACGGcaaagttgaagaaatgaaaaCGGAAAATGTAAAGATACGAAATCGGTATACTCTAATGTGTCGAGGAGTTGTAGGTAGCCTAGGAGGTTCCaatgattttgatcaatcaGTGGATACAGAAGAATTTAGCTCAGATGATGAAACCTGTGCATCTGATGGGACTGAGGCCTGTGATGAGCCCGAAATGATGAatgatggtggtaaaaaCGAAGAATTTGGAGTAATTGTACCTTCTGAAAGGTTTTCAAAACTGAAAGACGAGCTGGACACACTAGAGACTCGTATCTTGAATAGATTTGAGGAACTTCAAGAGAATCAAAAATCTACGAATAACACATCCCCCAATGATCTTGAGAGGTTGGGGGTAAACCTAGAAGATATTCCACTCGTTAAAAATCTTCGAACCGATTTGAGACGttcattagaagaattaaaagaagTAAGAAAGTTTACAGACATACGTGTTTCCAACTTAAAGAGCACATTAACTTCAGAAAGAAAGATATCAGCTACGGCTCGAAGAGATTTTGAATCAAGTAAAGTGTACGTGAAAAATGCTGCTGATTTTGTCAATAGAGCCAATTCACACATAGAACAGTACAAACTCGTTAATCAGACGCAGCATAATGTGATTGAGTCACTGCAGAGACAATTAGCCAATGTGcaggaaaaaattaaaaatacCCAAGTTCAGTCTGCAAGTGATCAGAAAAATGTTAGTGATGAGTATCGTTTGGTCTCAGAGAAATATCAACGCATCTTTACGGCTTATACAGTACTCAATAGCATCTCACAAAAACAGAAGAGTGATGTAGCCCTTTTGCATCATCTTTAcgaggaagaaaaaagaaagagtGTTTCTTTAATTGCTGTTGTGGAACAACAGAGAAAACTTATGAATCCAACAAGATATATGGGCCCAATCACTGCTTCTGAAGCTTTAACAAGGCTTTCAGCCCTATATGATAACCGCTGTGATGAAAGTGCAAGGGAGGAACGAACGAATTTAGCTAGAATGGCAACTATTCACGTAATGTACAAAAACTTGCTGGATCAAAAGGATAGAGAGCATCAAGGTGCTATAGAAAACCTTGTGAGGGAACTCAACGAATTGAAAGGTATTAATACTGCTCCTCAGAAATCTGACCCATCAGGCCAATCTAGAGATATTTTTGACGGCGACGTCGATCGAGCTATGGCAAACCCAGAACAGCATGGTGTTTAGATCAACCCGGCTAGATACTATGATAGAATTCTGCGCAATTATAACTATAAATGTATATGTATACATGCATCCCGATAAACGTATTTAAGTTTTCTGATACAGCCGTTCTTAAGATGGCTTTAACCGACTACGACAGAACGAAGTGATTACtcataaaataaaaatcatGTCCCTATAtaagatgaaatttcatgtAATCCATGCAAAATACTATTACATCATCCACTTACTAGATGCTTTaacttttctaaatctaGTTGGACTACGTTAGAACCGCTGTTGTTCTTAACGGCTTCATAATAACAAGTTGCATGGAAGTATTTACCGTTCGCCtccattgaatttttccagaCCCATTCTCCTAAGTCTTCATCATACAGACCTGTTACAGCATCCTTACAGATGGGGCACTGGAAGGACATATCTTCAGCTAATTCAGGAACCACGACGTACTTCTTCCGTAGAATACTTTCATCAACGGCCACGGTCTCTGGTGatttgatttcttccacTGGTACTGAAGATTGTGCATTAGTCGATTGTGCATCTAAATTCGCTAGAGTTAAACTTTCGTCTGTTGTACGATTGGTGGAAACAATCTCTTcgtctttgaaatttaccCATTGTGAATCATGCAAATACCAATTTCTGGATTGAATATTCTTTTGCGCTGCTGTTCCCCCCAGACCTGTTCCTGAAATAACCGTACCTTCTGATCCTTTCATTCTTTTATGAATTCTAAAATGCCAATCTAAGTGTTCCGCCTGTAATCTCTTCTCTTCAACGTCATTACCAAACCTTTTACCGCATACGTTGCATTTGTTAGGTTTTGCTCTATATAAGAGATGAACCAAGCAGTTGTTAACAATCGGATTCTCGTTGGATATCACTTGTTGAGAGAGTTGTAAATTTGGAGTATTTAAAATGTCCACATGAACAGTAGCAAAAGATGCCTTACAATCTGCTAAGATACCGTGTAAGAAATCCATGGGCGGCAAGGGCTTGTGCGTCTGCTGCTGGTGAGTTCCCAACCCATTTTGATCGGCGCCTAATCTTGAACAAAGTGTTACAATAGATTCTTTGGGAGGTTTATAAAccaaaccttcttcatctagTGATTGATATAACTCTTGTAATTTGGTCTTCTTACTCTGCCTATCAAATTCTGAAAAGTTTAAAGGCGATAATATGCTCTGGGGGCCACcaaaaagagaagagacACCCCTACCAATATTAGAACTATCTCCAAATAGCGGAATTACCGATTGACCATAAAGTGGGTTTTGCTGTTGATTCTGATTCTGATTctgatgctgctgctgctgctgttgatgctgctgctgctgtagttgttgttgctgctgctgaaCGAACTGCTCCTGTTGTTGATGCCTTTGTCTATCTTGCAAAGTTTGTTGATCTTGAGCAAAAATCTGTCTCAACTGCATCTGTAACTGTTTGAGAGCACCAGCtgtcaatttttccctCTGTAATTCCTGCTTTAACTGAGACAAGACCACTAATTTCATATTTAACTTCTCATCTTGCGGTTGTGCTCTAAGACGTTCTGTAGATAATGCtgtcaatttatcaatttctctCATGAGTAATGGTACAGTTGGTGTTGGTAACATGGACTggaaattcttttgatgTAATGCACTTGCCTTTATTAGAAACTGttcaatcttttccaatgctgttttttcaaaaagtggTGAGTACCCACCAGTAGATTCATTGGGTACCATCCAAGTCTTAAACATATTAATTAGTTTAGTTCTAGTTGTATTATCCACAAGTAAATAAGTCCTCCTGTAAAGTGAAAACAAGTTTCTGCTAAAATAAATCGTATAGGGACTACCAGCATTTTTACAGATAGAATCTAGAGCATAAAATGCACAAAGCTTTTGTTTTGGTGGACATCTTTCTAGTTTGGCCTCTAAGGCATCTACAAAATACTGAGCACAAGGAATGTTCTCCTCGGCAATCTTGGTAAGTGTAGTGATTATGGGCCTTGAATTGAAGGTCAACTCCTCCAATATACTGGTAAAATCCTTAACCACTATTTCAGCCTCCTTATCCATGATAATAAAACCCTCCTACTGCTATATATTCTCACTAATGTGTCTAGTTGATTGCACTTGTAATGAAGCGATGCCTTTAAACTTCGACATATGAATGTGTTCTGATAAACCCGTAAACCACAGCATAATGTGTACCGGAAATCGATATTGGGCCATAATTGGCTTTAAATTCCACATTTAGCAGTACTATACCATTCTATACCATCTTTACCTGCATTTTGGATGGTCTAAGCTCCCTAAACATATCATCTTTACCCTATAGTGGCACGATTCCCTCTTATCTACGCTATCCggtcaaaatttttcactttttttttttttttttacaaCTTCAatagaaaatttcaattgaataacTCATCAGTCATAACCACTTCACTTTAATTCCACATTCCTTTTATCGGTTCCCGTCCCCAAGGATCTGTACACGATATGTCTACCAACGATAAGAAACAGACTGGTCTTGCCCGTTTGCTTGGATCTGCCTCTGCAGGTATGCTCGAGATTGGTGTTTTCCACCCAGTGGATACCATCTCGAAGAGATTAATGACGAATCACACCAAGATTCTCAACACAACTGAATTGAACCGTGTTATTTTCCGTGAACACTACCAGGTGCCTCTCTCCAAACGTGTTTTCACACTTTTCCCGGGTCTTGGGTATGCAGCATGCTACAAAGTCCTTCAAAGAGTTTACAAATACGGTGGTCAACCATTTgtcaatgaatttttga contains:
- the SIR4 gene encoding chromatin-silencing protein SIR4 (some similarities with uniprot|P11978 Saccharomyces cerevisiae YDR227W SIR4 Silent information regulator that together with SIR2 and SIR3 is involved in assembly of silent chromatin domains at telomeres and the silent mating-type loci potentially phosphorylated by Cdc28p some alleles of SIR4 prolong lifespan), with translation MSKEDEAAARNIKLVRYTHPSPQNWKGKDGLEKSRSLPVQHKKKSEGRLMDMLKSRSAKFHNLTVNRSLSAGPKDTRNGVKKNKETCFLPVRTPNTVSRPNPISPSAVQKLNLDTRLIPGNNSSNHGSFTSNVKKMLEEQRPQLNSIQKQQPVPHTSSRSANTTPKKTDGTFQGERVKSPQLAKSPQQQHLKTNDKKSEHEDGRQVEKEADHKEEQREEKNKEPLPQTHPSERGNSIRPERRLDENPHRDQFNKIPSQRQDRLEIEAEQAAEQSRPSSTESRFNDETASSSTERTTPQAIEPENRHDSIRSGLLKLFKQVETENLASDSDSNFRIVQLLQGKRSEAGEQEEQEEEEFEVSDFDERDRSLQGSVVAFEGELGPPEDSGTSRLEVVYLSDEEEEKRPRHKVLPPSSGLLRPASPRRSIPAMKDPMAEKRKNDREVAVDALAKLKDKKTFDKDTFTQIIEKGVADHRALEGNPNVSVTNDVCSVNNYETSHAYYYQQFDRRSKLAWLSLHEPTTSTGNEPLKEIWKSELLANFMSCTIFFHPITSSNLTADQQSSLDYQISQLKKLLQNKFYIKLSGSLDKRVDIVILYGQNEKVLNELLEKKQNSSFRVWSLQRALNYLQDVGIDLQEWNIEKDAQDRESILDVPISEDSIQEDIEDSTEEVEREGNKETEREEENEETKEGEREEHKETGKENAAEREENKETGKENAVEREEEKELEKEEDEELEEKVEEEPQSEKREPNPEKNAPKLSKSPPKRVVKAKSSRKKDAYVQELLQQASGALDKRDAQLKAAHSIILALSRDVMHQEVQITSLTGQLKYSKKELDRQTELAEQYRLCMAEQEVEMAQLRIQLAKKKSKKNRRASPNP
- the ASF2 gene encoding Asf2p (some similarities with gnl|GLV|DEHA0A12507g Debaryomyces hansenii DEHA0A12507g), which gives rise to MDGNKRRGSQDFEDDIEPLNKLPKSNGNSNNIHEQNSGSMWIYSNVSMKRNRIVESDNNPFLKSQKYLRRILSPNPQRDNGSSMNDADSGDARNSNKNLAQSPDAAVKPIDESFRDIMNQLTGEIMNYEVKLASLYGKVEEMKTENVKIRNRYTLMCRGVVGSLGGSNDFDQSVDTEEFSSDDETCASDGTEACDEPEMMNDGGKNEEFGVIVPSERFSKLKDELDTLETRILNRFEELQENQKSTNNTSPNDLERLGVNLEDIPLVKNLRTDLRRSLEELKEVRKFTDIRVSNLKSTLTSERKISATARRDFESSKVYVKNAADFVNRANSHIEQYKLVNQTQHNVIESLQRQLANVQEKIKNTQVQSASDQKNVSDEYRLVSEKYQRIFTAYTVLNSISQKQKSDVALLHHLYEEEKRKSVSLIAVVEQQRKLMNPTRYMGPITASEALTRLSALYDNRCDESAREERTNLARMATIHVMYKNLLDQKDREHQGAIENLVRELNELKGINTAPQKSDPSGQSRDIFDGDVDRAMANPEQHGV
- the PCF11 gene encoding Pcf11p (similar to uniprot|P39081 Saccharomyces cerevisiae YDR228C PCF11 mRNA 3' end processing factor essential component of cleavage and polyadenylation factor IA (CF IA) involved in pre-mRNA 3' end processing and in transcription termination binds C-terminal domain of largest subunit of RNA pol II (Rpo21p)), which encodes MDKEAEIVVKDFTSILEELTFNSRPIITTLTKIAEENIPCAQYFVDALEAKLERCPPKQKLCAFYALDSICKNAGSPYTIYFSRNLFSLYRRTYLLVDNTTRTKLINMFKTWMVPNESTGGYSPLFEKTALEKIEQFLIKASALHQKNFQSMLPTPTVPLLMREIDKLTALSTERLRAQPQDEKLNMKLVVLSQLKQELQREKLTAGALKQLQMQLRQIFAQDQQTLQDRQRHQQQEQFVQQQQQQLQQQQHQQQQQQHQNQNQNQQQNPLYGQSVIPLFGDSSNIGRGVSSLFGGPQSILSPLNFSEFDRQSKKTKLQELYQSLDEEGLVYKPPKESIVTLCSRLGADQNGLGTHQQQTHKPLPPMDFLHGILADCKASFATVHVDILNTPNLQLSQQVISNENPIVNNCLVHLLYRAKPNKCNVCGKRFGNDVEEKRLQAEHLDWHFRIHKRMKGSEGTVISGTGLGGTAAQKNIQSRNWYLHDSQWVNFKDEEIVSTNRTTDESLTLANLDAQSTNAQSSVPVEEIKSPETVAVDESILRKKYVVVPELAEDMSFQCPICKDAVTGLYDEDLGEWVWKNSMEANGKYFHATCYYEAVKNNSGSNVVQLDLEKLKHLVSG